In one Zymoseptoria tritici IPO323 chromosome 10, whole genome shotgun sequence genomic region, the following are encoded:
- the CYP-19 gene encoding putative P450 monooxygenase (This p450 could be part of a terpene biosynthetic route (abscisic acid?). This model is physically clustered with the models estExt_fgenesh2_pg.C_120477 (unknown function, similar to ABA3), E_GW.12.606.1 (p450, similar to Fum12). Multiple seq alignment and NJ analysis cluster this model with the model E_GW.8.216.1 and with gi 51490962 (or ABA2, ABA biosynthasis in B. ...) → MNEGMPSTLTLATASGLIATFFIFILCRTIFHPLRSFPGPWLNATTELPSALRLAKGQQHIYYHRLHQEYGPVLRTAPNELTFTSDQAWNDIYGLKNGVVLEKSPIFIGIASPMNGCVGVGLAKGKEHTRQRRALAPGLSKTALYKQEEIIQRHVSALLDLLRENVERDEPSNIAEYFSFTTFDAIGDLSFSEPFGCLEQNKTTEWASAMRQVVIFASYDQAIRRVAGVDTWLRDLLLKVCMPAKAAHWRMLHVKKSLEKTAQRLEKPDSEKQDMIYHLLREKDPKKSLNHDEIKLNMMLYISAGSETTSITLTAWAYLIGTHPEAYRQLTDEICSSISSSADIKVDNVMSLPYLGATINEAMRLFPPGAVAMQRMVPPGGVTIDGHYVPGGTTVSVAPWAASRSPDNFHEPDNFRPERWLQALDQYQSKEFANDRLGASRPFGYGPKRCIGEDLSYLEARLIISHLLFTFDMELVDGHSPGAEANLRWGLRADSESIQLYQVLMKPDLWVRLSKRNNVS, encoded by the exons ATGAACGAAGGCATGCCATCCACCTTGACGCTTGCAACAGCTTCCGGGCTGATTGCGActttcttcatcttcattcTGTGCCGGACCATCTTTCATCCGTTGAGATCCTTTCCCGGCCCTTGGCTGAACGCAACGACAGAGCTCCCGAGCGCTCTGAGACTTGCAAAGGGACAGCAACATATCTACTACCACAGGCTTCACCAGGAATATG GACCAGTACTCAGGACTGCTCCCAACGAGCTTACGTTCACCAGCGATCAAGCCTGGAACGACATTTACGGTCTCAAG AACGGCGTTGTCCTGGAGAAAAGCCCCATCTTCATCGGAATCGCGTCGCCTATGAATGGTTGCGTTGGAGTCGGTCTTGCGAAGGGTAAGGAGCATACCCGGCAGCGCAGAGCTCTGGCGCCTGGATTGTCCAAGACTGCATTGTACAAGCAGGAAGAGATCATTCAACGCCATGTGTCTGCCTTGCTCGACTTGCTGCGTGAGAATGTCGAACGAGATGAGCCGTCCAACATTGCGGAATACT TCTCCTTTACAACTTTTGACGCCATCGGCGACCTGTCCTTCAGCGAGCCCTTCGGCTGCCTCGAGCAGAACAAGACCACTGAATGGGCGAGCGCCATGCGACAAGTCGTGATCTTTGCATCGTACGATCAAGCCATTCGGCGAGTCGCAGGCGTCGATACTTGGCTCCGGGATCTCTTGTTGAAAGTGTGTATGCCGGCCAAAGCCGCACACTGGAGAATGCTGCATGTCAAAAAGTCACTCGAGAAGACCGCACAGCGTCTCGAAAAGCCAGACTCCGAGAAGCAAGACATGATCTACCACCTCCTCCGTGAGAAAGATCCCAAGAAGAGCCTCAACCACGACGAGATCAAACTCAACATGATGCTGTACATCAGCGCTGGCTCGGAGACGACTTCGATCACCCTCACGGCTTGGGCGTACCTGATCGGCACGCATCCGGAAGCATACCGCCAGCTCACAGACGAAATTTGCTCCAGCATCTCTTCTTCCGCTGATATCAAAGTCGACAACGTCATGAGCCTTCCTTATCTCGGCGCCACCATCAACGAAGCCATGCGTCTCTTCCCACCCGGAGCCGTAGCAATGCAGCGCATGGTCCCTCCCGGCGGTGTCACAATCGACGGCCACTATGTGCCCGGCGGAACGACGGTCAGCGTGGCTCCGTGGGCTGCGTCTCGCTCGCCAGATAACTTCCATGAACCGGACAATTTCAGACCAGAGCGCTGGCTGCAAGCGCTCGACCAGTATCAGAGCAAGGAGTTCGCCAACGATCGTTTGGGAGCGAGCAGGCCGTTCGGATATGGGCCGAAGCGGTGTATCGGAGAGGATTTGTCGTATCTCGAGGCGAGGCTGATCATATCTCATCTGCTGTTCACCTTCGACATGGAGCTTGTTGATGGGCATAGTCCTGGCGCTGAAGCAAATCTGCGGTGGGGTTTGAGGGCTGACAGCGAGTCGATCCAGCTCTACCAGGTCTTGATGAAGCCGGATTTGTGGGTGCGCCTGTCGAAGAGGAACAATGTCTCGTAG
- the CYP-8 gene encoding putative P450 monooxygenase (P450 with unknown function. This model is physically clustered with a fumonisin-like PKS, and the models estExt_fgenesh2_pg.C_120477 (unknown function, similar to ABA3), estExt_fgenesh2_pm.C_120135 (p450, very similar to ABA2). Multiple seq alignment and NJ analysis clustered this model with Fum12 (fumonisin biosynthesis), gi 39943642 (a p450 located adjacent to a terpene cyclase in M. ...), whose protein sequence is MIPTSPSTFAIYLIPLSLGLWAITALTRNLYRSFCGPLSDIPGPKWRKFTNLPHLYSMWMGREATDVAKLHQKYGDTVRLAPDLIAFLGEGDLWKDIYASKANGVCKFRKDRLYYDVPVNNIPGPVSAQCEAAGRMRKTMAPAWSDQGLRQHETRFKGWCKALEYRLGIQASQDMPTDMVKMFNCKGTTFDIMSDMLLSEPLHMLEKGEYAPLVSLVFWLLKYVTRLKTFRYFSRTYGPKLRGLIMKIPAIGRIAREHHHSVTDRVDERMAKEPEQPDIWSLVTANTSTASLISTQERYSIANELMMAGTETTATTLSGIMYNLLQNPQWMSTLCEHLRSQFADIESLNMAALQGDKLLNAVIKEGLRMYPPIPVGFPREVPDEGCTIKGHFFPPGNRLAIYNYATYSSEKRFREPRVFHPERWMGDEKFKDDRVDSFEPFSVGLRACSAQNFAWHEMRLILATVLLNFEFELRPESTNWAEQKTYIVWEKVPLQVNVRKRV, encoded by the exons ATGATCCCGACTTCTCCATCCACTTTTGCAATCTACCTCATCCCACTCTCGTTGGGCTTGTGGGCAATCACTGCTCTCACACGCAACCTTTATCGCTCTTTCTGTGGTCCTCTTTCCGACATACCCGGGCCCAAATGGCGGAAATTCACCAACCTTCCGCACCTCTATTCGATGTGGATGGGCCGGGAAGCAACAGACGTGGCCAAGCTTCACCAGAAGTACGGCGATACCGTGAG GCTCGCTCCAGACCTCATCGCCTTTCTCGGTGAAGGTGATCTCTGGAAAGACATCTACGCTTCCAAGGCCAATGGAGTGTGCAAATTCCGGAAAGATCGCCTCTACTACGATGTGCCCGTCAACAATATTCCCGGACCGGTATCTGCGCAATGCGAAGCAGCCGGTAGAATGAGGAAGACCATGGCTCCTGCGTGGAGTGATCAAGGTCTGAGGCAGCACGAGACCAGATTCAAGGGCTGGTGCAAGGCGCTGGAATATCGACTCGGCATCCAGGCAAGCCAGGACATGCCGACTGATATGGTCAAAATGTTCAACTGCAA AG GCACAACCTTCGACATCATGAGTGACATGCTCCTCTCCGAACCCCTTCACATGCTCGAAAAGGGAGAGTATGCTCCTTTGGTGTCTCTGGTATTCTGGCTCCTGAAGTACGTTACTCGCCTGAAGACGTTCCGATACTTCAGCCGCACGTACGGACCCAAGTTGCGTGGACTCATTATGAAGATTCCGGCTATCGGTCGTATCGCCAGAGAGCACCACCACTCTGTCACAGATCGTGTGGACGAGCGTATGGCGAAGGAGCCAGAGCAGCCGGACATTTGGTCGCTCGTGACTGCCAACACATCCACGGCGTCTTTGATCAGCACACAAGAGCGATATTCGATCGCCAATGAGCTGATGATGGCCGGAACGGAGACCACGGCTACCACATTGA GCGGCATCATGTACAACCTTCTTCAGAACCCTCAATGGATGTCCACGCTTTGCGAGCATCTCCGCTCTCAATTCGCAGACATCGAAAGTCTGAACATGGCCGCACTTCAAGGCGATAAGCTCCTCAATGCAGTCATCAAAGAGGGCCTTCGAATGTATCCTCCTATCCCAGTTGGATTCCCTCGCGAAGTTCCAGACGAGGGCTGCACCATCAAAGGACATTTCTTCCCACCGGGAAACAGACTGGCCATATACAACTATGCCACCTACAGCAGCGAGAAGCGTTTTCGAGAACCGAGGGTATTCCATCCGGAGCGCTGGATGGGTGACGAGAAGTTCAAGGATGATCGTGTTGATTCCTTCGAGCCTTTCAGTGTCGGTTTGAGAGCATGCTCTGCGCAG AACTTTGCATGGCATGAGATGCGCCTCATTCTGGCCACCGTGCTCCTCAACTTCGAATTCGAATTGAGGCCAGAGTCGACAAATTGGGCCGAGCAGAAGACGTACATCGTGTGGGAGAAAGTTCCGCTTCAGGTGAACGTGAGGAAGCGGGTGTGA
- a CDS encoding uncharacterized protein (Very similar to ABA3 which is part of the abscisic acid gene cluster in B. cinerea.) has translation MQKPAYKWYYPADIENDLNGIDLPAAIKAEVLACAWEYSRSVIPQYTNWKRYVAFMRTIIIGTIAEFRGAMLDVTSDTPILGFDLDQVLADLFEGTPGHEDMAREYKTFLTVTSDKTSDRRDHELFRRYKKAVSSSPQNWFRLRDCDALCRFAIAAALACNDMDDVWFTDEQFDALAEIGDTMYDAIAFYKHRAEGETNNTFAYVPEDMRVDAFRTARETLWALDTAYADRPEMQVVVNFLRAFGGPIHMIMRRYRFCEEGLVIGKAEDTSVIDAARKHEKLWHRLDQQEIVLQQGVERCELIFSMENRLLFRGFTDILLDADRSDSPLEFPSSPVEKNGFGGALAHQAAGQIWKSYALRLPERVRRAFPEVCLNPCLPQAFAQPIEKFPRGKVVAEVVGAPTAITQASQKRSYGGDDGGNGKQYKERRIDQRARSTLVEV, from the exons ATGCAGAAACCAGCTTACAAGTGGTACTACCCCGCCGACATTGAGAACGATCTCAATGGCATTGACTTGCCCGCTGCAATCAAGGCTGAGGTTCTTGCTTGTGCTTGGGAATACTCGAGAAGTGTCATCCCGCAGTACACCAACTGGAAGCGATATGTTGCTTTCATGCG AaccatcatcatcggcaCCATTGCAGAGTTCCGCGGAGCTATGTTGGACGTGACGTCGGATACTCCAATTCTCGGCTTCGATCTGGACCAAGTGCTGGCCGATCTCTTCGAAGGAACTCCTGGCCACGAGGACATGGCACGCGAATACAAGACTTTCCTCACGGTCACCAGCGACAAGACCAGTGATCGTCGCGACCACGAGCTGTTCCGTCGTTACAAGAAAGCAGTCTCATCAAGCCCTCAGAACTGGTTCCGTCTTCGGGATTGCGACGCTCTTTGCCGCTttgccatcgccgccgctctGGCCTGCAACGACATGGACGACGTCTGGTTCACCGACGAACAATTCGATGCCCTTGCCGAGATCGGCGACACCATGTACGATGCCATCGCATTCTACAAGCATCGCGCTGAAGGCGAGACAAACAACACTTTTGCCTACGTTCCTGAGGACATGCGAGTCGATGCGTTCCGTACCGCCCGAGAAACTCTCTGGGCGCTGGATACGGCATATGCAGACAGACCGGAGATGCAGGTCGTTGTCAACTTCTTGCGAGCATTCGGCGGACCGATTCACATGATCATGCGTCGCTATCGATTCTGTGAAGAGGGCTTGGTCATTGGCAAGGCCGAAGATACATCCGTGATCGATGCGGCCAGAAAACACGAAAAGCTCTGGCATCGATTGGACCAGCAGGAGATTGTTCTACAACAAGGCGTTGAGCGTTGCGagctcatcttctccatggAAAACAGACTTCTCTTCCGAGGGTTCACGGACATTCTACTTGATGCCGATCGATCCGACTCTCCCTTGGAGTTTCCCTCCAGCCCTGTTGAGAAGAacggcttcggcggcgcTCTGGCACACCAAGCTGCGGGTCAGATTTGGAAGAGCTACGCTTTGCGATTGCCAGAAAGAGTGAGGCGCGCCTTTCCCGAGGTTTGCCTCAATCCTTGTTTACCACAAGCGTTTGCCCAACCGATTGAGAAATTTCCGCGAGGCAAAGTTGTGGCGGAAGTGGTTGGTGCTCCAACAGCAATTACGCAAGCGAGCCAAAAGCGCTCGTATGGTGGTGATGACGGTGGGAACGGGAAGCAATACAAGGAACGCCGGATCGATCAGCGCGCCCGTTCGACGTTGGTAGAGGTGTAA